One genomic segment of Peromyscus leucopus breed LL Stock chromosome 23, UCI_PerLeu_2.1, whole genome shotgun sequence includes these proteins:
- the LOC114685971 gene encoding LOW QUALITY PROTEIN: iron-sulfur cluster co-chaperone protein HscB-like (The sequence of the model RefSeq protein was modified relative to this genomic sequence to represent the inferred CDS: inserted 1 base in 1 codon): MWGCRARDLLCVWEVRLAGFLGRRLLSSNAAXGKSNARQCWNCGGSAAGVESGDGFFCEHCRALQPPDPTRDYFSLMNCHRSFRVDVMKLQHRYQQLQRLVHPDFFSQKSQTEKLFSEKHSTLVNDAYKTLQAPLSRGLYLLKLQGIEIPEGTDYGTDSRFLVEIMEINEKLAEAQSEAAMEEIESTVRAKQKEFTDSINRAFEQGDFEKAKEILTKMKYFSNIEEKIKLSKSPL; this comes from the exons ATGTGGGGCTGCAGGGCTCGGGATTTGCTTTGCGTGTGGGAGGTGCGACTGGCCGGGTTCCTGGGCAGGAGACTGCTGAGCAGCAATGCTG TCGGGAAGAGCAATGCGCGGCAGTGCTGGAACTGCGGCGGCAGCGCCGCGGGTGTGGAGAGTGGGGATGGGTTCTTCTGCGAACACTGCCGCGCCCTGCAGCCTCCTGACCCGACTCGGGACTACTTCAGCCTCATGAATTG CCACCGATCCTTCAGGGTTGACGTCATGAAGCTTCAGCACAGGTACCAGCAACTACAACGTCTCGTCCACCCAGATTTCTTCAGCCAAAAGTCTCAG ACTGAGAAACTCTTCTCAGAGAAGCATTCGACCCTGGTGAATGATGCCTATAAGACTCTTCAGGCTCCCCTGAGCAGGGGACTATACCTT CTAAAGCTCCAAGGAATAGAAATCCCCGAAGGGACCGATTATGGAACAGACAGTCGGTTCCTTGTGGAAATAATGGAAATCAATGAGAAACTCGCAGAGGCTCAAAGTGAGGCTGCCATGGAAGAGATAGAGTCCACGGTCAGAG ctAAACAGAAAGAATTTACTGACAGCATAAACAGAGCTTTTGAACAAG GTGATTTTGAAAAAGCCAAGGAAATTCTAACAAAGATGAAATACTTTTCAAACATAGAAGAAAAGATCAAGTTAAGCAAGAGTCCCCTCTAG